In Fulvia fulva chromosome 10, complete sequence, a single window of DNA contains:
- a CDS encoding putative proteasome subunit beta type-4, with the protein MEVLLGITGKDFTIVAASKAAMRGASILKASDDKTRQLNKHTLMAFSGEAGDTIQFAEYIQANIQLYSMRNSTDLTPYEAASFVRSELAKSLRSRSPYSVNLLLGGFDDISNTPQLYWIDYLASCAPLPYAAHGYAQYYCLSILDKHHHPDISFEQGMKILRMCTDELKRRLPIDFKGVLVKVVTKDGIRVEPYEDDKQVLAP; encoded by the exons AT GGAGGTGTTGCTCGGAATCACTGGCAAGGACTTCACCATCGTCGCCGCCTCGAAAGCGGCCATGCGAGGCGCATCCATCTTGAAGGCCAGCGACGACAAGACCCGCCAACTCAACAAGCACACTCTGATGGCATTCAGTGGAGAGGCAGGCGACACAA TACAATTCGCCGAGTACATCCAAGCCAACATCCAGCTCTACTCGATGCGCAACAGCACCGACCTCACACCCTACGAGGCCGCCTCCTTCGTGCGCTCCGAGCTCGCCAAGTCCCTGCGCTCCCGCTCACCCTACAGCGTCAACCTCCTCCTCGGCGGCTTCGACGACATCTCCAACACCCCACAACTCTACTGGATCGACTACCTGGCCTCATGCGCACCACTCCCCTACGCCGCCCACGGCTACGCACAGTACTACTGCCTCAGTATCCTCGACAAGCACCACCACCCCGACATCTCCTTCGAGCAGGGCATGAAGATCTTGAGGATGTGCACGGATGAGCTGAAGAGGCGGTTACCGATCGACTTCAAGGGTGTGTTGGTCAAGGTTGTGACGAAGGATGGGATTAGAGTGGAGCCGTATGAGGATGACAAGCAGGTGTTGGCACCGTAG
- a CDS encoding putative U3 small nucleolar RNA-associated protein 13, whose translation MAYKAEDKTTFERSRVIQPIYTGGAVSLREDGSILASSIGEEALLTDLNTGAHLARLEGDGEPLTTLTLTPDASYLILCSRSRAMRIYALRVSDPDESIEAKLVRTLKPHSTPVVVLATDATSSLLATGGADGVVKVWGIRGGFATHTFHGHSGVISALHFFQVDPDAEQQSSKSKKRKSKQKNHEAEPVHDDATAGYRLASGGEDGRVRIWHLHKRKSTANLESHGSVVRSLDYSPEQKLLLSASRDKTVILWDSSTWQTASTVAVLETVEKAGFLEQGRFVYTGGETARLRIWSTQGGTEVTEDQEAGAEIEGILDVLHHTNLPYLVTVHADQTLVLRSLEALPKHSKSSAQIPPLPVLRRISGTHDEVIDLAYIGRDRNLLALATNLEDIRLISLDTNDPSTPYFGADVASLKGHSDIIITIDTDWSGHWLATGAKDNTARLWRLDPANSSYTCYATFTGHAESIGAVALPSAAPQLGSKEYDRPLEHPPKFLITGSQDKTVKRWDIGSQSGKVPRAAYTRKAHDKDINAIETSHSTTTPLFASASQDRTVKIWDVESGEAVGVLRGHKRGVWTVAFSPPTMPALTTTGEGGAASSAKGMVVTGSGDKTVKIWSLTDYSCLRTFEGHANSVLKVVWLPPPSKGGKDRRGVQVASAAGDGLVKVWDAQSSECAATLDNHIDRVWALAVKPTAASDKKDKTVDDDADEEEDTIESSLELVSGSADSTLTFWLDTTASTAQEATTKATARIEQDQELQNHIRSNNFREAIVLALQLNHPKRLLELFSTVVNGPQEAGSLTGRIEVDEVLASLSEGQIWTLVRRLRDWNANGRTHHVAQRVLYALLRTFPKEKIMALNRRRKSAATDTDEALAGAMAELSTKDKTQSKESVKDVVDALKAHTEKHYDRLGKTSEERFVLLWALNQMDDVAAPVGGLTNGVNGHKGDHEEDVLMLDGA comes from the exons ATGGCATACAAGGCAGAGGATAAGACGACCTTCGAGCGTAGCAGAGTGATTCAGCCCATCTACACCGGCGGTGCTGTCTCACTCCGCGAAGATGGCAGCATCCTGGCGTCCAGCATTGGCGAAGAAGCTCTTCTCACCGACCTGAACACTGGAGCACATTTGGCACGCCTAGAAGGC GATGGCGAACCTCTCACAACCCTCACACTCACACCTGATGCGTCGTATCTCATACTGTGCTCACGATCGCGTGCTATGCGCATATATGCGCTGCGCGTCTCGGATCCTGATGAGAGCATAGAGGCAAAGCTTGTACGAACACTCAAGCCTCATTCCACGCCCGTGGTGGTACTTGCGACGGATGCGACCAGCTCCCTTCTGGCCACTGGTGGTGCCGATGGAGTGGTCAAGGTCTGGGGTATTCGGGGAGGCTTTGCGACACATACTTTCCACGGCCACAGTGGAGTCATCTCCGCATTGCACTTCTTCCAAGTCGATCCAGATGCCGAGCAGCAGTCTAGCAAGAGCAAGAAGAGGAAGAGCAAGCAAAAGAACCACGAAGCAGAACCTGTACACGACGATGCGACGGCAGGGTATAGGCTGGCTTCGGGAGGCGAGGACGGCCGAGTCAGAATCTGGCATCTACACAAGAGGAAGAGCACAGCAAACTTAGAGTCGCACGGGTCGGTCGTGAGGAGTCTGGACTATTCGCCTGAGCAGAAGCTATTGCTTTCCGCGAGCAGAGACAAAACAGTAATACTGTGGGACTCGTCAACATGGCAGACTGCCTCTACGGTAGCTGTTCTGGAGACCGTGGAGAAGGCTGGCTTTCTGGAGCAAGGACGCTTCGTCTACACAGGCGGGGAGACTGCGAGACTGCGGATATGGAGCACGCAGGGTGGGACCGAAGTAACAGAAGATCAGGAAGCGGGTGCCGAGATTGAGGGCATACTGGACGTCCTGCATCATACGAATTTGCCGTACCTCGTGACTGTGCACGCAGATCAAACTCTTGTCTTACGGTCACTCGAGGCACTCCCGAAACACAGCAAATCGTCGGCACAAATACCGCCGTTGCCTGTCCTCAGACGCATCAGTGGCACGCACGACGAAGTCATCGATCTTGCGTACATTGGACGGGATCGCAACCTGCTAGCTCTGGCCACAAACCTGGAGGACATCCGACTGATTTCGCTGGACACGAATGATCCTTCCACACCATACTTCGGTGCCGACGTGGCATCACTCAAAGGACATTCCGACATCATAATTACAATCGACACGGACTGGTCAGGACATTGGTTGGCGACAGGCGCAAAAGACAATACCGCTAGATTATGGCGGCTGGACCCAGCGAACAGCTCTTACACGTGTTATGCGACATTCACAGGTCACGCAGAGAGTATCGGCGCTGTCGCCCTACCGTCTGCAGCACCTCAGCTGGGCTCGAAAGAATACGATCGACCACTGGAACACCCACCCAAGTTCCTGATCACCGGCAGTCAAGATAAGACTGTAAAGCGTTGGGACATCGGTAGCCAGTCAGGCAAGGTGCCACGAGCCGCATATACCAGAAAGGCGCACGACAAGGACATCAACGCTATCGAAACCTCACACTCGACTACTACGCCACTATTTGCCTCAGCCTCGCAAGATCGGACTGTCAAGATATGGGATGTTGAAAGTGGCGAAGCAGTCGGTGTATTGCGTGGCCATAAGCGTGGTGTCTGGACTGTGGCATTTTCGCCGCCCACTATGCCAGCTCTCACCACTACCGGTGAGGGAGGAGCTGCAAGTAGTGCTAAGGGCATGGTAGTCACTGGAAGTGGTGATAAAACTGTCAAGATCTGGAGTTTGACAGACTACAGCTGTTTACGCACATTCGAAGGACACGCCAACAGTGTCTTGAAAGTGGTCTGGCTACCACCGCCTTCAAAAGGTGGCAAGGATAGACGAGGTGTGCAAGTCGCAAGCGCGGCTGGTGACGGCTTGGTAAAGGTATGGGATGCTCAGAGCAGTGAGTGTGCAGCGACGCTGGACAACCACATTGATCGTGTCTGGGCACTGGCTGTCAAGCCCACTGCTGCAAGCGACAAGAAGGACAAGACCGTGGACGATGATGCGGACGAAGAAGAGGACACGATCGAGTCATCTCTCGAACTCGTATCAGGATCTGCTGACAGCACGCTCACCTTCTGGCTGGACACGACCGCATCGACAGCACAGGAAGCTACCACGAAAGCGACTGCTCGGATCGAGCAAGATCAGGAACTGCAAAACCACATCAGGTCTAACAACTTCCGGGAAGCCATCGTGCTCGCACTGCAGCTAAACCACCCCAAACGACTTCTCGAGCTCTTCAGCACGGTCGTGAACGGACCTCAAGAAGCCGGTAGTCTCACCGGCCGGATCGAAGTCGACGAAGTCCTCGCCTCCCTCAGCGAAGGTCAAATCTGGACCCTTGTACGACGGCTTCGAGACTGGAACGCAAACGGCCGAACCCACCACGTCGCACAACGAGTACTCTACGCTCTTCTCCGGACGTTCCCCAAGGAGAAGATCATGGCGCTGAACAGGAGGCGCAAGTCTGCTGCGACGGACACGGACGAGGCACTCGCTGGTGCGATGGCGGAGCTGAGCACGAAAGACAAGACGCAGAGTAAAGAGAGTGTCAAGGATGTGGTCGATGCGTTGAAGGCGCATACTGAGAAGCATTATGACAGGTTGGGCAAGACGAGTGAGGAGAGGTTTGTGCTGTTGTGGGCGTTGAATCAGATGGATGATGTTGCGGCACCTGTTGGAGGTTTGACGAATGGTGTTAATGGACACAAGGGGGATCATGAGGAGGACGTTCTGATGCTGGACGGTGCATGA